A window of the Euzebya pacifica genome harbors these coding sequences:
- a CDS encoding vWA domain-containing protein produces MHTPPTDAADALDTAVAFARTVRSTGVPVTTGRIRAFVEALEVLDAGRRLDVYWAGRSTLCGNRDDLGRYDRAFEAFFEGEAPHTRLRPGTPSSQRPQLRSLTAPLHGGDDDGDDDELHLTASASRHEVLRQRDLASLTPADRDLVNRLLAAMSLPGEPRRTRRHHPWHRGGLDEHATVREALRGMGDPRVLHRRRHRRRPRTVVLLVDVSGSMGTYADALLRFAHVAVGRGGGTGRAEAFTIGTRLTRITRELSHRDPDTAMAAVAGAIPDWSGGTRLGDGLKEWLDRWGQRGLARGAIVVILSDGWERGDTTVLATQMERLQRLAHRVVWSNPRKAAPGYEPLVGGMAAALPHVDEFLTGHSVAALERLARVVMGGDVHA; encoded by the coding sequence ATGCACACACCGCCCACGGACGCCGCCGACGCCCTGGACACGGCCGTGGCCTTCGCGCGGACGGTCCGGTCCACCGGTGTCCCCGTGACGACCGGACGGATCCGCGCCTTCGTCGAGGCCCTGGAGGTCCTCGACGCCGGCCGGCGCCTCGACGTGTACTGGGCCGGCCGCTCGACCCTGTGCGGCAACCGGGACGACCTGGGCCGCTACGACCGGGCCTTCGAGGCCTTCTTCGAGGGCGAGGCCCCCCACACGAGGTTGCGACCGGGCACGCCCAGCAGCCAACGGCCGCAGCTGCGGTCCCTGACCGCCCCGCTGCACGGTGGCGACGACGACGGGGACGACGACGAGCTGCACCTGACCGCCAGCGCCAGCCGGCACGAGGTCCTCCGCCAACGGGACCTCGCGTCGTTGACCCCGGCGGACCGGGACCTGGTCAACCGCCTCCTGGCCGCGATGTCGCTGCCGGGCGAGCCCCGTCGCACGCGTCGCCACCATCCGTGGCACCGCGGTGGGCTCGACGAGCACGCCACCGTCCGCGAGGCCCTCCGGGGCATGGGCGACCCCCGCGTGCTGCATCGCCGCCGCCACCGACGGCGGCCCCGGACCGTGGTCCTGCTGGTCGACGTGTCCGGGTCGATGGGCACCTACGCCGACGCCCTCCTGCGGTTCGCCCACGTGGCCGTCGGTCGGGGCGGCGGTACCGGGCGGGCCGAGGCGTTCACCATCGGCACCCGGCTGACCCGCATCACCCGCGAGCTGTCCCACCGTGATCCCGACACCGCCATGGCCGCCGTGGCCGGCGCCATCCCCGACTGGTCGGGGGGCACCCGCCTGGGCGACGGGCTGAAGGAATGGCTGGACCGCTGGGGCCAGCGCGGGCTGGCGCGGGGTGCGATCGTCGTGATCCTGTCCGACGGCTGGGAACGCGGCGACACGACGGTCCTGGCCACCCAGATGGAGCGGTTGCAGCGGCTGGCCCACAGGGTCGTGTGGTCCAATCCCCGCAAGGCCGCCCCCGGCTACGAACCGCTCGTCGGCGGCATGGCTGCCGCCCTGCCGCACGTCGACGAGTTCCTGACCGGCCACTCGGTGGCCGCACTCGAACGACTGGCCCGTGTCGTGATGGGAGGCGACGTCCATGCGTGA
- a CDS encoding AAA family ATPase, giving the protein MTQPAGPMPDGVASPDDLRRALADADYLADTGLATVAWLGLRLSRPLFLEGEPGVGKTALAQALAGLLDAPLIRLQCYEGIDASQALYDWDFPRQLLHLRAAETAGSTGDVEALEHELYDERFLLARPLLQAIRTSPAVLLIDEIDRADDEFEAFLLELLSEYAVTIPELGRIVAEVPPVVVITSNRTREVHDALKRRCTYHWLDHPTFEREVAIVRRRCPDAGAELTAQVVGVVQGLRAEDLFKPPGVAETLDWTRALVALGADTLDVELATHTLGSVLKYREDLEQASKLDLGRLVANAVQGV; this is encoded by the coding sequence TTGACCCAGCCAGCCGGCCCGATGCCCGACGGCGTCGCCTCCCCAGATGACCTTCGACGGGCGCTCGCCGACGCCGACTACCTCGCCGACACGGGCCTGGCGACCGTCGCCTGGCTGGGACTGCGCCTGTCCCGGCCGCTCTTCCTCGAAGGCGAGCCCGGCGTGGGCAAGACCGCCCTGGCACAGGCCCTCGCGGGCCTGCTCGACGCGCCGCTGATCCGCCTCCAGTGCTACGAGGGCATCGACGCGTCACAGGCCCTGTACGACTGGGACTTCCCCCGCCAGCTGCTGCACCTGCGAGCCGCCGAGACGGCCGGGTCCACCGGTGACGTCGAGGCGCTCGAGCACGAGCTGTACGACGAACGATTCCTGCTGGCCCGCCCCCTCCTCCAGGCGATCCGCACCAGCCCGGCGGTCCTGCTGATCGACGAGATCGACCGGGCCGACGACGAGTTCGAGGCGTTCCTGCTCGAGCTGCTCAGCGAGTACGCCGTCACGATCCCCGAGCTCGGGCGGATCGTGGCCGAGGTGCCACCGGTCGTCGTCATCACCTCCAACCGCACCCGCGAGGTGCACGACGCCCTGAAGCGCCGGTGCACGTACCACTGGCTGGACCATCCCACGTTCGAACGCGAGGTGGCCATCGTCCGTCGTCGCTGCCCGGACGCAGGTGCGGAGCTGACCGCCCAGGTGGTCGGGGTGGTGCAGGGGCTCCGGGCCGAGGACCTGTTCAAGCCGCCGGGTGTGGCCGAGACGCTGGACTGGACCCGTGCCCTCGTGGCCCTCGGCGCGGACACCCTCGACGTCGAGCTCGCCACCCACACGCTGGGCTCGGTCCTGAAGTACCGGGAGGACCTCGAGCAGGCCAGCAAGCTCGACCTGGGACGGCTCGTCGCCAACGCCGTACAGGGGGTGTGA
- the moaA gene encoding GTP 3',8-cyclase MoaA, with amino-acid sequence MTTVDTRGRGLQDLRVSVTDRCNFRCTYCMPRELFGPDHAFLERSALLSFEEIVRVVRAAAGHGVSKIRLTGGEPLLRRGLPDLVAMIRAVDGIDDIAMTTNGVLLPDLLPDLVQAGLDRVTVSLDAMDPETFLRMADTKVDVGVVLAAIDASVEAGLGTKVNAVVQRGVNEGQIVPLAEMGRDKGVTVRFIEFMDVGSTNRWTPTDVVSAQEILDTIGAVHPLEGADEHRGTAVADTHRYADGGGTVGVIASVTQPFCATCVRARLSAIGELFTCLFASKGHDLRAFLRDERATDPELVEELGRIWGRRTDRYSEVRHQRQHQPADRVEMSYIGG; translated from the coding sequence GTGACGACCGTCGACACCCGCGGCAGGGGACTGCAGGACCTCCGGGTCTCAGTGACCGATCGATGCAACTTCCGTTGCACCTACTGCATGCCGCGCGAGCTGTTCGGTCCCGACCACGCGTTCCTCGAGCGCAGCGCGCTGCTGTCGTTCGAGGAGATCGTCCGGGTCGTGCGGGCAGCAGCGGGTCACGGGGTCAGCAAGATCCGCCTGACGGGCGGCGAACCGCTGCTGCGCCGGGGCCTTCCCGACCTCGTGGCCATGATCCGGGCGGTCGACGGGATCGACGACATCGCCATGACCACCAACGGCGTGCTGCTGCCCGACCTGCTGCCGGACCTGGTCCAAGCGGGACTGGACCGGGTGACGGTCAGCCTGGACGCCATGGACCCCGAGACCTTCCTGCGGATGGCCGACACGAAGGTCGACGTGGGTGTCGTCCTCGCCGCAATCGATGCGTCGGTCGAGGCGGGGCTGGGGACCAAGGTCAACGCCGTCGTGCAGCGGGGGGTCAACGAGGGCCAGATCGTGCCGCTGGCCGAGATGGGCCGGGACAAGGGCGTCACGGTCCGCTTCATCGAGTTCATGGACGTCGGCAGCACCAACCGCTGGACGCCCACCGATGTCGTGTCGGCCCAGGAGATCCTCGACACCATCGGGGCGGTCCATCCGCTGGAGGGGGCCGACGAGCACCGGGGCACCGCCGTGGCCGACACCCACCGCTACGCCGACGGCGGCGGCACCGTCGGGGTCATCGCCAGCGTCACCCAGCCGTTCTGCGCCACCTGCGTCCGCGCCCGCCTGTCGGCGATCGGTGAGCTGTTCACCTGCCTGTTCGCCAGCAAGGGACACGACCTGCGGGCGTTCCTCCGCGACGAACGGGCCACCGATCCCGAGCTGGTCGAGGAGCTGGGTCGTATCTGGGGTCGGCGGACCGACCGCTACAGCGAGGTCCGCCACCAGCGCCAGCACCAACCCGCCGATCGCGTGGAGATGTCCTACATCGGCGGCTGA
- a CDS encoding nucleotidyltransferase family protein: MSAPGIRDVAGVVLAAGAGRRMGGPKALVELGGTPLVVMATRALVEGGCAPVGVVTGSAGDRVAGVLVNDAVGRGATIVPNDRWEEGQATSVAVGLSWAAGRGVGGVLLHLVDLPGVGPAAVARLLRAREEAHPGVQAWVATYGGHPRNPVLLAADAFEDVMAGLAGDRGARGWLDTHPEVVQHVACDDVAVPDDLDTPDDLDTWTRSTHEEIRR; the protein is encoded by the coding sequence GTGAGCGCCCCCGGCATCCGTGATGTCGCCGGCGTCGTGCTCGCCGCCGGCGCCGGCCGACGCATGGGCGGCCCCAAGGCGCTGGTCGAGCTGGGCGGCACCCCGCTGGTGGTGATGGCCACCCGCGCGTTGGTCGAGGGGGGCTGCGCCCCGGTCGGTGTCGTGACCGGATCGGCCGGCGACCGCGTTGCCGGGGTCCTGGTCAACGACGCGGTCGGACGCGGGGCGACCATCGTCCCCAACGACCGCTGGGAGGAGGGGCAGGCGACCTCGGTGGCCGTGGGGCTGTCCTGGGCCGCAGGGCGCGGCGTCGGTGGTGTCCTCCTCCACCTCGTCGACCTGCCCGGCGTCGGTCCGGCTGCGGTCGCTCGCCTCCTGCGGGCCCGAGAGGAAGCCCACCCCGGCGTGCAGGCATGGGTGGCCACCTACGGCGGTCACCCTCGCAACCCGGTGCTGCTGGCCGCCGATGCATTCGAGGACGTCATGGCCGGACTGGCCGGCGACCGGGGCGCACGTGGTTGGCTGGACACCCACCCCGAGGTCGTGCAGCACGTCGCCTGCGACGATGTCGCGGTGCCCGACGACCTTGACACCCCCGACGACCTGGACACGTGGACCCGGTCCACACACGAGGAGATCAGACGCTGA
- a CDS encoding FAD binding domain-containing protein, which produces MIPATFDYVRVTSVADAVQALSSAEDAKLLAGGHSLLPLMKLRLAYPETLIDIGRVEEMKGVREDGNRLVIGAATTHYDVLSNPLVQQHCGVIADVTAKVGDPQVRHRGTHGGSLAHGDAASDMPAMALSLGARFVAEGPNGRRDIKASDFFSDYLETALAPDEVLVEVSWPKLPDGARWNYQKFTRVTQGWAIVGALAVVAGNGSIDHAHIGLTNMGSTPVRASGVEAALAGLDTGDRAAIDAACEQAAEGTSPPSDLNGDAAYRQHLARVLTRRAVRAALS; this is translated from the coding sequence ATGATCCCCGCAACCTTCGACTACGTCCGGGTGACCTCCGTCGCCGACGCCGTCCAGGCGCTGTCCTCTGCCGAGGACGCCAAGCTGCTGGCCGGTGGACATTCCCTGCTGCCGCTGATGAAGCTGCGGCTGGCCTACCCCGAGACCCTGATCGACATCGGTCGGGTCGAGGAGATGAAGGGCGTCCGCGAGGACGGCAACCGTCTCGTCATCGGGGCAGCCACCACCCACTACGACGTGCTGAGCAACCCGCTGGTCCAGCAGCACTGCGGCGTCATCGCCGACGTGACGGCCAAGGTCGGCGACCCACAGGTCCGCCACCGCGGCACCCACGGCGGGTCGCTGGCCCACGGCGACGCGGCCAGCGACATGCCAGCGATGGCGTTGTCCCTCGGCGCCCGGTTCGTCGCGGAGGGTCCCAACGGCCGTCGCGACATCAAGGCCAGCGACTTCTTCAGCGACTACCTCGAGACGGCGCTGGCGCCCGACGAGGTGCTCGTGGAGGTGTCGTGGCCCAAGCTGCCCGATGGTGCCCGCTGGAACTACCAGAAGTTCACGCGCGTCACCCAGGGCTGGGCGATCGTCGGTGCGCTGGCGGTCGTCGCCGGAAACGGCTCCATCGACCACGCCCACATCGGACTGACCAACATGGGTTCGACCCCGGTGCGTGCCTCGGGCGTCGAGGCTGCGCTGGCGGGGCTCGACACCGGCGACAGGGCCGCCATCGACGCGGCCTGTGAACAGGCAGCGGAGGGCACCTCGCCCCCGTCGGACCTCAACGGCGACGCCGCCTACCGGCAGCACCTCGCCCGGGTCCTCACCCGTCGTGCCGTCCGGGCCGCGCTGTCCTGA
- a CDS encoding XdhC family protein, which translates to MRDILTTLASWHDAGVPTAIATVVETQISAPRDPGAAMAVNADGVVVGSVSGGCVEGAVVEQCQEVLAGGPARQVTYGVSDDEAVAVGLTCGGEISLFVEPFAIPGFAEVRRMIEDGRGVAIGTVVDGPGNVGSKLVVTEDAQDGDLGSEGLAVAVSSDARGMLAQGRTGRRSYGADGERRVDDVTVFVQSFQPPPRMYVFGAIDFAAAVARIGKFLGYHVTVCDARRVFATRARFPDADEVVVQWPHRFLPTAPVDARTVLCVLTHDPKFDVPLLEVALRTDAGYIGAMGSRRTHADRLDRLRDLGLTEEELGRLRSPVGLDLGARTPEETAVSIAAEIVQLRWGGSGQPLTRTSGRIHPDREDALT; encoded by the coding sequence ATGCGTGACATCCTGACCACCCTCGCCAGCTGGCACGACGCCGGTGTCCCGACGGCCATCGCGACCGTGGTGGAGACCCAGATCAGCGCCCCGCGCGACCCCGGCGCCGCCATGGCGGTCAACGCCGACGGGGTCGTCGTCGGCAGCGTCTCCGGTGGCTGTGTCGAGGGCGCGGTCGTCGAGCAGTGCCAGGAGGTCCTGGCCGGAGGACCCGCGAGGCAGGTGACCTACGGGGTCTCCGACGACGAGGCCGTGGCGGTCGGCCTGACGTGTGGCGGCGAGATCTCCCTGTTCGTCGAACCCTTCGCGATCCCCGGCTTCGCCGAGGTCCGCCGGATGATCGAGGACGGCCGAGGCGTCGCCATCGGCACCGTCGTCGACGGGCCCGGCAACGTGGGTTCCAAGCTGGTCGTGACCGAGGACGCCCAGGACGGCGACCTGGGCAGCGAGGGGTTGGCGGTTGCGGTGTCCAGCGACGCGCGGGGCATGCTCGCCCAGGGACGGACCGGGCGACGGTCCTACGGCGCCGACGGCGAACGGCGGGTCGACGACGTCACCGTCTTCGTGCAGTCCTTCCAGCCACCCCCACGGATGTACGTGTTCGGCGCCATCGACTTCGCGGCTGCCGTGGCGAGGATCGGCAAGTTCCTCGGCTACCACGTGACCGTGTGCGATGCGCGGCGGGTCTTCGCCACGCGCGCTCGTTTTCCCGACGCCGACGAGGTCGTCGTCCAGTGGCCCCACCGGTTCCTGCCGACGGCGCCGGTCGACGCTCGCACGGTGTTGTGCGTGCTGACCCACGACCCGAAGTTCGACGTGCCGCTGCTCGAGGTCGCCCTGCGAACCGACGCCGGGTACATCGGCGCGATGGGCTCCAGGCGAACCCATGCCGATCGGCTGGATCGACTCCGCGACCTGGGCCTGACGGAGGAGGAGCTGGGCAGGCTGCGGTCGCCCGTCGGGCTGGACCTGGGTGCCCGGACTCCGGAGGAGACCGCCGTGTCCATCGCCGCGGAGATCGTGCAGCTGCGCTGGGGTGGCAGCGGACAGCCGCTGACCCGGACCAGTGGCCGTATCCACCCCGACCGCGAGGACGCCCTCACGTGA
- a CDS encoding (2Fe-2S)-binding protein: protein MTTTSARADRVQIRVSVDGTTYDDEVEPRLLFVHYLRDVLGLTGTNVGCDTSNCGACTVLVDGRSAKSCTMLAAQADGAEVTTIQGLGNGELTPVQKAFHEKHGLQCGYCTPGMICAATSLLSQNPDPTEHEIREGLEGNLCRCTGYQNIVAAVQQAAGEMNGGSA from the coding sequence ATGACAACCACGTCCGCGCGCGCAGATCGCGTGCAGATCCGGGTCTCGGTCGACGGGACCACCTACGACGACGAGGTGGAACCTCGGCTGCTGTTCGTCCACTACCTGCGCGACGTGCTGGGCCTGACCGGCACCAACGTCGGGTGCGACACCTCCAACTGCGGGGCATGCACCGTGCTGGTGGACGGCCGCTCGGCCAAGTCGTGCACGATGCTGGCCGCCCAGGCCGACGGGGCGGAGGTCACCACCATCCAGGGCCTCGGCAACGGTGAGCTGACACCCGTGCAGAAGGCGTTCCACGAGAAGCACGGCCTGCAGTGCGGCTACTGCACCCCCGGCATGATCTGCGCGGCGACGTCGTTGCTCAGCCAGAACCCCGACCCGACGGAGCACGAGATCCGCGAGGGGCTGGAGGGCAACCTCTGTCGCTGCACCGGCTACCAGAACATCGTTGCCGCCGTCCAGCAGGCCGCTGGCGAGATGAACGGAGGGTCGGCATGA
- a CDS encoding MaoC family dehydratase codes for MSQQTVHLDDLESLVGTPIGPTEWHDMDQRMVDGFADVTGDHQWIHTDPERAARGPFGSTIAHGFFTLSLAPVLSWELLTVEGVSMAVNYGLNKVRFPAPVPVGTAVRGTMTLVELTEVQGGLQSVSELTVERDGGTKPVCVAELVTRYYR; via the coding sequence ATGAGCCAGCAGACCGTGCACCTCGACGACCTCGAGTCCCTGGTGGGCACCCCGATCGGTCCGACCGAATGGCACGACATGGACCAACGGATGGTCGACGGGTTCGCCGACGTCACTGGTGACCATCAGTGGATCCACACCGATCCGGAGCGCGCCGCCAGGGGGCCGTTCGGCAGCACGATCGCCCACGGCTTCTTCACCCTGTCGCTGGCGCCCGTCCTGTCCTGGGAGCTGCTCACCGTCGAGGGTGTGTCGATGGCGGTCAACTACGGGTTGAACAAGGTGCGCTTCCCCGCCCCGGTCCCGGTCGGTACTGCCGTACGCGGCACCATGACGCTGGTCGAGCTGACCGAGGTGCAGGGCGGCCTGCAGTCGGTGTCGGAGCTGACCGTCGAACGCGACGGCGGAACGAAGCCCGTGTGCGTCGCCGAGCTGGTCACCCGTTACTACCGCTGA
- a CDS encoding xanthine dehydrogenase family protein molybdopterin-binding subunit, which translates to MTAIEDRPEATGKVGDWTLRKEDARLITGQTRWTDNITLPGMLHAAVLRSPMAHARISRLDTSHALEQPGVVAAFTGADLEGEYGALPCAWPVTADMVNPAHMALAVEEVKYVGDAVAVVVARTSYQAADALEFVDVEYEPLDPVVDMLAAVEDGATKVHSDTDSNVSFLWPFEAGDVDAAFDGAHTVVSRRFVNQRLIPGAIEPRSVVVDPASASGEVTVYSATQVPHILRLMLALTLSIPEQKVRVIAPDVGGGFGSKLNVYAEEVAMTAIARRLGKPLKWTASRSEDIQATIHGRDQIQDIAIAADADGRIRGLKVDLLADMGAYLQLVTPGVPILGAFMFPSIYKMDAYHFACRGVFTTKTPTDAYRGAGRPEATFAIERIIDELAAELGMEPMELRKRNWIAHEEFPFDTIAGLTYDSGNYEAATEKAMELFGYDELREEQRQRRESGDPVQLGIGISTFTEMCGLAPSRVLGSLSYGAGGWEAATVRMLPTGKVEVVTGTSPHGQGHVTAWSQIAADTLGVPFDDVDVLHGDTKIAPMGLDTYGSRSLVVGGIALKRACDKVVQKAKVFAAHMLEASEDDLEFADGAYSVKGDPEKSTTIQDIALAVFAGHDYPEGVELDLTANMVFDPENFSFPHGTHLAAMEVDTETGRVTIRKYVCVDDIGNVVNPMIVEGQVHGGLAQGIAQAMWEGVEFDDAGNLLTGTFIDYTLPSAADMPSFVTDRTTTPATSNDLGVKGVGEAGTIASTPAIVNGAIDAVRHLGINELRMPLVPRTVWNALQAAKGEG; encoded by the coding sequence ATGACCGCCATCGAGGATCGTCCGGAGGCCACCGGCAAGGTCGGCGACTGGACCCTCCGCAAGGAGGACGCCCGGCTGATCACCGGCCAGACCCGCTGGACCGACAACATCACCCTCCCCGGCATGCTGCACGCCGCCGTGCTGCGCTCGCCGATGGCCCACGCCCGGATCAGCCGACTCGACACCAGCCACGCGCTCGAGCAGCCCGGTGTGGTCGCCGCCTTCACCGGTGCCGACCTCGAGGGCGAGTACGGCGCCCTGCCGTGCGCATGGCCGGTCACCGCCGACATGGTCAACCCGGCCCACATGGCCCTTGCCGTCGAGGAGGTCAAGTACGTCGGTGACGCCGTTGCCGTGGTCGTCGCGCGCACCAGCTACCAGGCAGCCGATGCCCTGGAGTTCGTCGACGTCGAGTACGAGCCCCTCGACCCCGTGGTCGACATGCTCGCCGCCGTCGAGGACGGTGCCACCAAGGTCCATTCCGACACCGACTCCAACGTGTCGTTCCTGTGGCCGTTCGAGGCCGGCGACGTCGATGCGGCGTTCGACGGGGCCCACACCGTCGTCAGCCGTCGGTTCGTCAACCAACGCCTGATCCCGGGAGCCATCGAACCCCGGTCGGTCGTGGTCGACCCGGCGTCGGCTTCCGGTGAGGTGACGGTGTACTCCGCCACCCAGGTGCCCCACATCCTGCGCCTGATGCTGGCGCTGACCCTGTCCATCCCCGAGCAGAAGGTCCGGGTCATCGCCCCCGACGTCGGCGGCGGCTTCGGCTCCAAGCTGAACGTGTACGCCGAGGAGGTCGCCATGACGGCGATCGCCCGTCGGCTGGGCAAGCCGCTCAAGTGGACCGCGTCCCGCAGCGAGGACATCCAGGCCACCATCCACGGACGGGACCAGATCCAGGACATCGCCATCGCCGCCGACGCCGACGGCCGCATCCGCGGCCTGAAGGTCGACCTGCTGGCCGACATGGGTGCCTACCTTCAGCTGGTCACGCCGGGCGTGCCCATCCTCGGGGCCTTCATGTTCCCGTCGATCTACAAGATGGACGCCTACCACTTCGCCTGTCGCGGGGTGTTCACCACCAAGACCCCGACCGACGCCTACCGCGGTGCGGGCCGGCCCGAGGCCACGTTCGCCATCGAGCGCATCATCGACGAGCTCGCCGCCGAGCTCGGCATGGAGCCGATGGAGCTGCGCAAGCGCAACTGGATCGCCCACGAGGAGTTCCCGTTCGACACCATCGCCGGGTTGACCTACGACTCGGGCAACTACGAGGCCGCCACCGAGAAGGCCATGGAGCTGTTCGGCTACGACGAGCTGCGTGAGGAACAGCGGCAGCGTCGCGAGTCCGGCGACCCGGTCCAGCTGGGCATCGGCATCTCGACGTTCACCGAGATGTGCGGCCTCGCCCCCTCCCGGGTGCTCGGGTCGCTCTCCTACGGCGCAGGCGGCTGGGAGGCTGCCACGGTCCGGATGCTGCCGACCGGCAAGGTCGAGGTCGTGACGGGCACCAGCCCCCACGGGCAGGGCCACGTCACCGCGTGGTCCCAGATCGCCGCCGACACCCTCGGGGTGCCCTTCGACGACGTCGACGTGCTGCACGGCGACACCAAGATCGCCCCCATGGGACTGGACACCTACGGCTCCCGGTCGCTGGTCGTCGGCGGCATCGCCCTGAAGCGAGCCTGCGACAAGGTGGTGCAGAAGGCCAAGGTCTTCGCCGCCCACATGCTGGAGGCCAGCGAGGACGACCTGGAGTTCGCCGACGGCGCCTACTCCGTGAAGGGCGATCCCGAGAAGTCCACCACCATCCAGGACATCGCCCTGGCGGTGTTCGCCGGTCACGACTACCCGGAGGGCGTCGAGCTGGACCTGACCGCCAACATGGTCTTCGATCCGGAGAACTTCTCCTTCCCCCACGGCACCCACCTGGCGGCCATGGAGGTCGACACCGAGACCGGACGGGTCACCATCCGCAAGTACGTCTGCGTCGACGACATCGGCAACGTCGTCAACCCGATGATCGTGGAGGGGCAGGTCCACGGCGGCCTGGCCCAGGGCATCGCCCAGGCCATGTGGGAGGGGGTGGAGTTCGACGACGCCGGCAACCTGCTGACCGGCACGTTCATCGACTACACGCTGCCCAGCGCTGCGGACATGCCCTCCTTCGTCACCGACCGGACCACCACGCCGGCCACCAGCAACGACCTTGGGGTCAAGGGTGTCGGCGAGGCCGGCACGATCGCCTCGACCCCCGCCATCGTCAACGGCGCCATCGACGCGGTGCGCCACCTCGGGATCAACGAGCTGCGGATGCCGCTCGTACCGAGAACCGTCTGGAACGCGCTGCAGGCCGCAAAGGGAGAGGGCTGA
- a CDS encoding SRPBCC family protein translates to MELTHTFDVPVPPARAFEVLRDIERIGPCMPGATVDDVDGEHFSGRVKVKLGPIQVTYRGEADYVDVDTEALTATINARGREARGSGTANAVVRASVVDGPDGGATVKVVTELAITGKPAQFGRSVMSDVGEKLIGQFADCLAGELAGGDEDDDEATADTAAADTSTGQASDDAAVDGETADAAAAATSNGASPAPSSPAAGAATTPARPASTPKARTTDDAIDLLDVAGAPVAKKLAPAALGALLLYVLYRILTSRKD, encoded by the coding sequence ATGGAACTGACCCACACATTCGACGTGCCCGTCCCGCCCGCCCGCGCCTTCGAGGTGCTGCGTGACATCGAACGCATCGGCCCCTGCATGCCCGGGGCCACCGTCGACGATGTCGACGGCGAACACTTCAGCGGTCGGGTGAAGGTCAAGCTCGGCCCGATCCAGGTCACCTACCGGGGTGAGGCCGACTACGTCGACGTCGACACCGAGGCGCTGACGGCCACCATCAACGCCCGCGGTCGCGAGGCACGCGGGTCGGGCACCGCCAACGCGGTGGTCAGGGCCTCCGTCGTCGACGGGCCCGACGGCGGGGCGACCGTGAAGGTCGTCACCGAGCTCGCCATCACCGGCAAGCCGGCGCAGTTCGGTCGCAGCGTCATGAGCGACGTCGGGGAGAAGCTGATCGGCCAGTTCGCCGACTGCCTGGCGGGCGAGCTCGCAGGTGGGGACGAGGACGACGACGAGGCCACGGCGGACACGGCCGCCGCCGACACCTCCACCGGGCAGGCATCCGACGACGCCGCCGTCGATGGCGAGACCGCTGATGCGGCCGCTGCGGCCACCAGCAACGGGGCGAGCCCTGCACCCTCCTCGCCGGCCGCAGGTGCGGCGACGACACCGGCCCGGCCCGCGTCGACGCCCAAGGCGAGGACCACCGACGACGCGATCGACCTGCTCGACGTCGCGGGGGCCCCGGTGGCGAAGAAGCTCGCGCCGGCCGCCCTCGGCGCCCTGCTGCTGTACGTCCTCTACCGGATCCTGACCTCACGCAAGGACTGA